Proteins encoded in a region of the Paucibacter sediminis genome:
- the katG gene encoding catalase/peroxidase HPI, which yields MSSAESKCPFAGEARRHNSVAGAPSNADWWPQQLKLSILHQHSPRSNPMGEDFDYAKEFQSLDLDAVVKDLHALMTTSQDWWPADWGHYGGLMIRMAWHAAGTYRVSDGRGGAGTGNQRFAPLNSWPDNGNLDKARRLLWPIKQKYGRKLSWADLMILAGNVALESMGFKTFGFGGGRADIWAPEEDIYWGSENSWLGEQRYSGERQLENPLAAVQMGLIYVNPEGPNGNPDPVASGRDVRETFARMAMDDEETVALVAGGHTFGKAHGAGDPKLVGPEPEGAPIEQQGLGWKNGLGSGKGQHTTTSGIEGAWKPNPTRWDMGYFDMLFGYEWALTKSPAGAHQWVAQNVRPEHLIPDAHDPSKKHPPMMTTADLSLRFDPAYEKISRRYHADPQAFADAFARAWFKLTHRDMGPRARYLGPLVPREELIWQDPIPARDHELIAAPDIAALKTRLLGAGLSIAQLVGTAWASASTFRGSDKRGGANGARIRLAPQKDWAANQPAELAKVLPVLEAIQQDFNAKAEGGKKVSLADLIVLGGCAAVEAAALQAGQVVAVPFTPGRMDATQAQTDVASFAVLEPRADGFRNYVQPGLEGVAAELLLDKAQQLSLSAPEMTVLIGGLRVLGANVGGSPHGQFTQRPGALSNDFFVNLLDMGTSWQKLAGSEGLLEGRERASGAPKWTGTVVDLVFGSNSQLRALAEVYASSDAQPAFVRDFVAAWHKVMELDRFERAPELAHA from the coding sequence ATGTCGTCAGCAGAATCGAAGTGCCCGTTCGCGGGTGAAGCCCGCCGCCACAACAGCGTCGCCGGTGCCCCGTCCAACGCCGACTGGTGGCCGCAGCAGCTCAAGCTGAGCATCCTCCACCAGCACTCGCCCCGCTCCAACCCGATGGGCGAGGACTTCGACTACGCCAAGGAATTCCAGAGCCTGGACCTCGACGCCGTGGTCAAGGACCTGCATGCCCTGATGACGACTTCGCAGGACTGGTGGCCGGCCGACTGGGGCCATTACGGCGGCCTGATGATACGCATGGCCTGGCATGCGGCGGGCACCTACCGCGTCAGTGACGGGCGCGGCGGCGCCGGCACCGGCAACCAGCGCTTCGCGCCGCTCAACAGCTGGCCCGACAACGGCAATCTCGACAAGGCGCGACGCCTGCTCTGGCCGATCAAGCAGAAGTACGGCCGCAAGCTCTCCTGGGCCGACCTGATGATCCTGGCCGGCAATGTCGCGCTGGAATCGATGGGCTTCAAGACCTTCGGCTTCGGCGGCGGCCGCGCCGACATCTGGGCGCCCGAGGAAGACATCTACTGGGGCTCCGAGAACAGCTGGCTGGGCGAGCAGCGCTACAGCGGCGAGCGCCAGCTCGAGAACCCGCTGGCCGCCGTGCAGATGGGCCTGATCTATGTGAACCCCGAGGGCCCCAACGGCAACCCCGACCCGGTGGCCTCGGGCCGCGATGTGCGCGAGACCTTTGCCCGCATGGCCATGGACGACGAGGAGACCGTGGCCCTGGTGGCCGGCGGCCATACCTTCGGCAAGGCCCATGGCGCGGGCGATCCCAAGCTGGTGGGCCCCGAGCCCGAGGGCGCGCCGATCGAGCAACAGGGCCTGGGCTGGAAGAACGGCCTCGGCTCCGGCAAGGGCCAGCACACCACCACCAGCGGCATCGAGGGCGCCTGGAAGCCCAACCCGACGCGTTGGGACATGGGCTATTTCGACATGCTGTTCGGCTACGAATGGGCGCTCACCAAGAGCCCGGCCGGTGCGCATCAATGGGTGGCGCAGAACGTCCGACCCGAGCACCTGATTCCGGACGCGCATGACCCGAGCAAGAAGCACCCGCCGATGATGACCACGGCCGATCTCTCGCTGCGCTTCGACCCCGCCTACGAGAAGATCTCGCGCCGCTACCATGCCGACCCGCAGGCCTTTGCCGACGCCTTTGCGCGCGCCTGGTTCAAGCTGACGCACCGCGACATGGGCCCGCGCGCACGCTACCTCGGCCCCCTGGTGCCGCGCGAGGAACTGATCTGGCAGGATCCGATCCCGGCGCGCGACCACGAGCTGATAGCCGCGCCGGACATCGCCGCGCTGAAGACCCGCCTGCTGGGCGCAGGCCTGAGCATTGCGCAGCTGGTCGGCACCGCCTGGGCCTCGGCCTCGACGTTCCGCGGCTCCGACAAGCGTGGCGGCGCCAATGGTGCGCGCATCCGCCTCGCGCCGCAAAAGGACTGGGCCGCCAACCAGCCGGCCGAACTGGCCAAGGTGCTGCCGGTGCTGGAAGCGATCCAGCAGGACTTCAACGCCAAGGCCGAGGGCGGTAAGAAGGTCTCGCTGGCCGACCTGATCGTGCTCGGCGGCTGCGCGGCCGTGGAGGCCGCGGCGCTGCAGGCCGGGCAGGTGGTGGCGGTGCCCTTCACCCCCGGCCGCATGGATGCCACGCAGGCGCAGACCGATGTGGCCTCCTTCGCCGTGCTGGAGCCGCGCGCCGACGGCTTCCGCAACTATGTGCAGCCGGGGCTGGAGGGCGTGGCGGCCGAGCTGCTGCTGGACAAGGCCCAGCAGCTGAGCCTCAGTGCGCCCGAGATGACGGTGCTGATCGGCGGCCTGCGCGTGCTCGGCGCCAACGTCGGCGGCAGCCCGCATGGCCAGTTCACGCAGCGCCCCGGCGCCTTGAGCAACGACTTCTTCGTGAATCTGCTCGACATGGGCACCAGCTGGCAGAAGCTGGCCGGCAGCGAAGGTCTGCTGGAGGGACGCGAGCGGGCCAGCGGCGCGCCGAAATGGACCGGCACGGTGGTGGACCTGGTGTTCGGCTCGAACTCGCAGCTGCGCGCGCTGGCCGAGGTCTATGCCAGCAGCGACGCCCAGCCGGCCTTTGTGCGCGACTTCGTGGCGGCCTGGCACAAGGTCATGGAGCTGGACCGCTTCGAACGGGCGCCGGAGCTCGCCCATGCCTGA
- a CDS encoding nuclear transport factor 2 family protein: MNIIATRIAPLCLALALAVPSLPARAQLPVQANPDHAALLASADARLAANKQLVYDFWREVLEAGHLELAANYLAEGYAQHNPNVPTGREGFVKFFGQFAKPTEIRPRVAAPLVAMVAEGELVMLSFVSERPDPKDKTLKYTTTWFDLFRVRDGRITEHWDSAPKQ, translated from the coding sequence ATGAACATCATCGCCACCCGGATCGCACCGCTCTGCCTCGCCCTGGCGCTGGCAGTTCCCAGCCTGCCGGCCCGGGCCCAGCTGCCCGTGCAGGCCAACCCCGACCACGCCGCCCTGCTGGCCAGCGCCGATGCCCGGCTCGCCGCCAACAAGCAGCTGGTCTACGACTTCTGGCGCGAGGTGCTGGAGGCCGGCCATCTGGAGCTGGCCGCCAACTACCTGGCCGAGGGCTATGCGCAGCACAACCCCAATGTGCCGACCGGGCGCGAGGGCTTCGTCAAGTTCTTCGGCCAGTTTGCCAAGCCGACGGAGATTCGCCCGCGCGTGGCCGCGCCCCTGGTGGCCATGGTGGCCGAGGGCGAGCTGGTGATGCTGAGCTTTGTGAGCGAGCGCCCCGACCCCAAGGACAAGACGCTCAAATACACCACCACCTGGTTCGACCTGTTCCGTGTGCGGGACGGGCGCATCACCGAGCATTGGGACTCCGCGCCCAAGCAATAG
- a CDS encoding glutathione S-transferase N-terminal domain-containing protein: MSEIYTLFGTQGSGSAAVEAALLLAGCEHRLVQASSWGEADAAQDELRRHNPLLQIPTLLLPDGSVLTESAAILMHLGLLHPGSGLLPAETMARAQALRGLVFIAANCYSAISISDYPERWTRSRDAAAIEALRQGTRDQLHRHWEIFADQFPPRPMFLSGAAPGALDLLAAVVSKWSGTRPHLQAQRPAFYATLLAIEQHPSVAAVFKRHWP, from the coding sequence ATGAGCGAGATCTACACCTTGTTCGGTACCCAGGGCTCGGGTTCGGCGGCGGTGGAGGCGGCGCTGCTGCTGGCGGGTTGCGAGCACCGCCTGGTGCAGGCCAGCAGCTGGGGCGAGGCCGATGCGGCCCAGGACGAGCTGCGCCGCCACAACCCGCTGCTGCAGATCCCCACGCTGCTGCTGCCCGATGGCAGCGTGCTGACCGAGAGTGCGGCGATCCTGATGCATCTGGGCTTGCTGCATCCGGGCTCCGGCCTGCTGCCGGCCGAGACGATGGCGCGCGCCCAGGCGCTGCGCGGCCTGGTCTTCATCGCGGCCAACTGCTACAGCGCCATCAGCATCAGCGACTATCCCGAGCGCTGGACGCGCAGCCGCGATGCGGCGGCGATCGAGGCGCTGCGCCAGGGCACGCGCGATCAGCTGCACCGGCATTGGGAGATCTTTGCCGACCAGTTTCCGCCCCGGCCCATGTTCCTGAGCGGGGCGGCGCCCGGCGCGCTGGACCTGCTGGCCGCGGTGGTGTCGAAATGGTCGGGCACGCGCCCGCATCTGCAGGCGCAGCGGCCGGCCTTCTACGCCACCCTGCTGGCGATCGAGCAGCACCCCAGCGTGGCCGCGGTGTTCAAGCGTCACTGGCCCTGA
- a CDS encoding serine/threonine-protein kinase translates to MNAQLWPRIKALFEAAMAQPGAQREAWLHAQQAEPEVVAEVLSLLAHSTAMAPDTGFLATPVPQPASSFASAAQPGLRLGAWALREQLGSGGMGEVWRAGRADGAYQGEAAVKLLKRGMDSAAVLRRFAQEQQALARLDHPHIARLLDAGLSPEGLPYFVMELVHGQPIDRACAGLALEARLALFLQLADAVAYAHRHLLVHRDLKPGNVLVNAEGQVKLLDFGIAKALDPLEGDGDGQTLAGERPYTPHYASPEQVRGEPVSTATDLYSLGVLLYVMLTGVRPYGREASTPREAAHSVLQEAPTRPSALSPALVPDPDWLARRRRLRGDLDNILLKTLQKDAAQRYSSVETLAEDVRGFLAGRPVSAHPPSPAYLALKFVQRHRIGTALGGAALAAVLGFAGLAWQQARAAQERFTQVRQLAKQLVFKYHDQIEALPGATKVREALLTDAAAFLDQLSRSAQDDLALTRELADTYYRISRLQGVDQSINTGQHALAEANLDKAIALSRRYAARPDTSITELSSVISMHASKGEVWQHRGRMGQADAALREGLPLLERALQRDAKDTWALASAISLHGIHARILGNQLGHASLGRWREACSSAERARSAADATLAADPANVYLPDTIAFTLGELAQCKLMQADWAAAEALFKRQIELRDQMAAKMPDDMDFRYQRAVARGQLARTLALQGRHAEAATLLAAAQQQMRAAVAMDHGNEGGQRRLDALDTGALALQVMAGDVAQARATAAALLPRLPPPAGPAAEAASADFALRRPRAEALLWAARAWLPADAARAAGLAQEAAALMQAPAAGDDNASRRWLQAMALTEQAQASASQRAQALALVQAALQAWGVGPEVGESGAPAVPPLLAPWLARTQALARALRASDA, encoded by the coding sequence ATGAATGCCCAACTCTGGCCCCGCATCAAGGCCCTGTTCGAGGCCGCCATGGCCCAACCCGGCGCGCAGCGCGAAGCCTGGCTGCACGCCCAGCAGGCCGAGCCCGAGGTGGTGGCCGAGGTGCTCTCGCTGCTGGCCCACAGCACCGCGATGGCGCCCGACACCGGCTTCCTGGCCACGCCCGTCCCGCAGCCCGCATCTTCCTTCGCCTCCGCGGCCCAGCCCGGCCTGCGCCTGGGCGCCTGGGCGCTGCGCGAGCAGCTTGGCAGCGGCGGCATGGGCGAGGTCTGGCGGGCCGGCCGGGCCGATGGCGCCTACCAGGGCGAGGCGGCCGTCAAGCTGCTCAAGCGCGGCATGGACTCGGCCGCCGTGCTGCGCCGCTTTGCGCAGGAGCAGCAGGCGCTGGCGCGGCTCGACCATCCGCATATCGCGCGCCTGCTGGATGCCGGCCTCAGCCCCGAGGGCCTGCCCTATTTCGTGATGGAGCTGGTGCATGGCCAGCCCATCGACCGCGCCTGCGCCGGCCTGGCGCTGGAGGCGCGGCTGGCGCTGTTCCTGCAGCTGGCCGATGCGGTGGCCTATGCGCACCGCCATCTGCTGGTGCACCGCGACCTCAAGCCCGGCAATGTGCTGGTGAATGCCGAGGGCCAGGTGAAGCTGCTGGACTTCGGCATCGCCAAGGCGCTCGACCCGCTGGAAGGCGATGGCGATGGCCAGACGCTCGCCGGTGAGCGCCCCTACACCCCGCATTACGCCAGCCCCGAGCAGGTGCGCGGCGAGCCCGTCAGCACCGCCACCGACCTCTACTCGCTGGGCGTGCTGCTCTATGTGATGCTGACCGGCGTGCGCCCCTATGGCCGCGAGGCCAGCACGCCGCGCGAGGCCGCCCACAGCGTGCTGCAGGAGGCGCCGACCCGGCCCAGCGCGCTCTCGCCGGCCCTGGTGCCCGACCCCGACTGGCTGGCGCGCCGCCGGCGCCTGCGCGGCGACCTCGACAACATCCTGCTCAAGACCCTGCAGAAGGATGCCGCGCAGCGCTACTCCAGCGTCGAGACCCTGGCCGAGGATGTGCGCGGCTTTCTGGCCGGGCGCCCGGTCAGCGCGCACCCGCCCTCGCCCGCCTACCTGGCGCTGAAGTTCGTGCAGCGCCATCGCATCGGCACGGCGCTGGGCGGCGCGGCGCTGGCGGCGGTGCTGGGCTTTGCCGGCCTGGCCTGGCAGCAGGCGCGCGCGGCGCAGGAGCGCTTCACCCAGGTGCGCCAGCTCGCCAAGCAGCTGGTGTTCAAGTACCACGACCAGATCGAGGCCCTGCCCGGCGCCACCAAGGTGCGCGAGGCCCTGCTCACCGATGCCGCCGCCTTTCTGGACCAGCTGAGCCGGTCCGCGCAGGACGACCTGGCGCTGACGCGCGAGCTCGCCGACACCTATTACCGCATCAGCCGCCTGCAGGGGGTGGACCAGTCCATCAACACCGGCCAGCATGCGCTCGCCGAGGCCAATCTCGACAAGGCCATCGCGCTGTCGCGGCGCTATGCGGCGCGGCCCGACACCAGCATCACCGAGCTCAGCAGCGTCATCAGCATGCATGCCAGCAAGGGCGAGGTCTGGCAGCATCGCGGCCGCATGGGGCAGGCCGACGCGGCCCTGCGCGAGGGCCTGCCGCTGCTGGAGCGCGCCCTGCAGCGCGACGCCAAGGACACCTGGGCGCTGGCCAGCGCGATCAGCCTGCACGGCATCCATGCGCGCATCCTCGGCAACCAGCTGGGCCACGCCAGCCTGGGCCGCTGGCGCGAGGCCTGCAGCAGCGCCGAGCGCGCGCGCAGCGCCGCCGACGCCACGCTGGCGGCCGACCCCGCCAACGTCTACCTGCCCGACACCATCGCCTTCACCCTCGGCGAGCTGGCGCAGTGCAAGCTGATGCAGGCCGACTGGGCCGCGGCCGAGGCGCTGTTCAAGCGCCAGATCGAGCTGCGCGACCAGATGGCCGCCAAGATGCCCGACGACATGGACTTCCGCTACCAGCGCGCGGTGGCGCGCGGCCAGCTGGCGCGCACGCTGGCCCTGCAGGGCCGGCATGCCGAGGCCGCGACCCTGCTGGCCGCGGCGCAGCAGCAGATGCGCGCGGCCGTGGCGATGGACCATGGCAACGAGGGCGGGCAACGCCGCCTCGACGCGCTGGACACCGGCGCGCTGGCCCTGCAGGTGATGGCGGGCGATGTGGCGCAGGCGCGCGCCACCGCGGCGGCGCTGCTGCCGCGCCTGCCGCCGCCCGCGGGCCCGGCCGCCGAGGCCGCCAGCGCCGATTTCGCGCTGCGCCGGCCGCGCGCCGAGGCCCTGCTGTGGGCCGCGCGCGCCTGGTTGCCTGCGGATGCGGCGCGCGCCGCCGGCCTGGCGCAGGAGGCCGCCGCGCTGATGCAGGCCCCCGCCGCGGGCGACGACAACGCCTCGCGCCGCTGGCTGCAGGCCATGGCGCTGACCGAGCAGGCCCAGGCCAGCGCATCGCAGCGCGCCCAGGCCCTGGCCCTGGTGCAGGCGGCGCTGCAGGCCTGGGGCGTGGGCCCGGAGGTTGGCGAGAGCGGCGCGCCCGCCGTGCCGCCCCTGCTGGCGCCCTGGCTGGCGCGCACCCAGGCGCTGGCGCGCGCGCTCAGGGCCAGTGACGCTTGA
- a CDS encoding ECF-type sigma factor, with translation MNQGSPTPDLNELTLWLSQQQALTPEPRPELGNQLFAALYGELRRLARGHLRREDAGHTLSATALSHEAWFRMAEQVRTQWRNRSHFLAVASMMMRRILVNHELARRAEKRDAELVALTLSGMEQLALPADRDVVAVHEALLALEAFDPRAAKVVELRFFGGLENEEIAEVLALSLATVKRDWSLARAWLHRELSATPGPPPCPQTPPAPASGSHERP, from the coding sequence GTGAACCAGGGCAGCCCCACACCGGACCTGAACGAGTTGACGCTCTGGCTCAGCCAGCAGCAGGCGCTGACGCCGGAGCCGCGCCCCGAGCTGGGCAACCAGCTGTTCGCGGCCCTTTACGGCGAGCTGCGCCGCCTGGCGCGCGGCCATCTGCGGCGCGAGGACGCCGGCCATACGCTCTCGGCCACCGCGCTCTCGCACGAGGCCTGGTTCCGCATGGCCGAGCAGGTGCGCACCCAGTGGCGCAACCGCAGCCACTTCCTCGCCGTGGCCTCGATGATGATGCGCCGCATCCTCGTCAACCACGAGCTGGCGCGGCGCGCCGAGAAGCGCGATGCCGAGCTGGTGGCGCTCACGCTCTCCGGCATGGAGCAGCTGGCGCTGCCGGCCGACCGCGATGTGGTGGCGGTGCACGAGGCCCTGCTGGCGCTGGAGGCCTTCGACCCGCGCGCCGCCAAGGTGGTGGAGCTGCGCTTCTTCGGCGGGCTGGAGAACGAGGAGATCGCCGAGGTGCTGGCGCTCTCGCTGGCCACCGTCAAGCGCGACTGGTCACTGGCGCGCGCCTGGCTGCATCGCGAACTCAGCGCAACGCCAGGTCCGCCACCGTGCCCGCAAACACCGCCAGCCCCAGCCAGTGGTTCTCACGAAAGGCCCTGA
- the ubiA gene encoding 4-hydroxybenzoate octaprenyltransferase, whose protein sequence is MSSAAPVAPTRLQLYLNLIRWDRPAGTWLLLWPTLAALWIAADGWPGWHLLLVFSLGTLLMRSAGCCINDVADREFDKHVKRTAQRPVTSGAVSVKEALLLGAGLALAAFGLVLTTNAPTILLSFAALAVACLYPYAKRVLSMPQAVLGVAFSFGIPMAFAASLGGTEWSLAAIGAAVPKSAWALLLGNLFWVLAYDTEYAMVDRDDDIKIGIKTSALTLGRWDVAAVMGFYAIYLLSWAFLGLRLGLGRVFLLGIAAAAAQVLWHYQLIKGRSREGCFRAFRENHWLGLAVFAGTVADLALR, encoded by the coding sequence ATGAGTTCCGCCGCGCCTGTTGCACCCACTCGCCTACAGCTCTACCTCAACCTGATCCGCTGGGATCGTCCGGCCGGCACCTGGCTGCTGCTGTGGCCCACGCTGGCGGCGCTGTGGATCGCCGCGGACGGCTGGCCCGGCTGGCATCTGCTGCTGGTGTTCTCGCTGGGCACCCTGCTGATGCGCTCGGCCGGCTGCTGCATCAACGATGTGGCCGACCGCGAGTTCGACAAGCATGTCAAGCGCACCGCGCAGCGCCCCGTCACCAGCGGGGCGGTGTCGGTGAAGGAGGCGCTGCTGCTGGGGGCAGGTCTTGCGCTGGCGGCCTTCGGCCTGGTGCTGACGACCAATGCGCCCACCATCCTGCTCTCCTTCGCGGCGCTGGCGGTGGCCTGCCTCTACCCCTATGCCAAGCGCGTGCTGAGCATGCCGCAGGCCGTCCTGGGCGTGGCCTTCAGCTTCGGCATCCCGATGGCCTTCGCGGCCTCGCTGGGCGGCACCGAGTGGAGCCTGGCGGCGATCGGCGCGGCCGTGCCCAAGAGCGCCTGGGCCCTGCTGCTGGGCAATCTGTTCTGGGTGCTGGCCTACGACACCGAGTACGCGATGGTGGATCGCGACGACGACATCAAGATCGGCATCAAGACCTCGGCCCTGACGCTGGGCCGCTGGGACGTGGCCGCGGTGATGGGCTTCTACGCCATCTACCTGCTGAGCTGGGCTTTCCTCGGCCTGCGCCTGGGCCTGGGCCGGGTGTTCCTGCTGGGCATCGCGGCCGCGGCGGCCCAGGTGCTGTGGCATTACCAGCTCATCAAGGGCCGCAGCCGCGAGGGCTGCTTCAGGGCCTTTCGTGAGAACCACTGGCTGGGGCTGGCGGTGTTTGCGGGCACGGTGGCGGACCTGGCGTTGCGCTGA
- a CDS encoding LysE family translocator: protein MMDLPTLLAVAAFATVTSITPGPNNMMLLASGVNHGFKASTPHMLGISIGFMVLLAATGLGLGALLLQWPRVGLAMKAVGIAYLVWLAWRLWRAEAPRAGVDAEASAVAAGPRMGFWAAAGFQWVNPKAWMMAIGAVAGFLAPGEGALAACLLALVCALVNFPCIAVWTYAGARLSRQLAEPAKRRAFNTTMAVLLLASIWPMLKA, encoded by the coding sequence ATGATGGATCTGCCCACCCTGCTCGCCGTGGCCGCGTTTGCCACCGTCACCTCCATCACGCCCGGCCCCAACAACATGATGCTGCTGGCCTCCGGCGTGAACCATGGCTTCAAGGCCAGCACGCCGCATATGCTGGGCATCAGCATCGGCTTCATGGTGCTGCTGGCCGCCACCGGCCTGGGCCTGGGCGCGCTGCTGCTGCAATGGCCCCGGGTGGGCCTGGCGATGAAGGCCGTGGGCATCGCCTATCTGGTCTGGCTGGCCTGGCGCCTCTGGCGTGCCGAGGCGCCGCGTGCCGGCGTGGACGCTGAAGCATCGGCAGTGGCCGCCGGGCCGCGCATGGGCTTCTGGGCCGCGGCCGGCTTCCAGTGGGTCAACCCCAAGGCCTGGATGATGGCCATCGGGGCGGTGGCGGGTTTTCTGGCACCCGGCGAGGGGGCGCTGGCGGCCTGCCTGCTGGCGCTGGTGTGCGCGCTGGTGAACTTCCCATGCATCGCCGTCTGGACCTATGCCGGCGCCCGGCTGAGCCGCCAACTGGCCGAGCCGGCCAAGCGCCGCGCCTTCAACACCACCATGGCCGTGCTGCTGTTGGCGAGCATTTGGCCCATGCTCAAGGCTTGA
- a CDS encoding YebC/PmpR family DNA-binding transcriptional regulator, with translation MGAQWKAKHKDIAANAKGRMFTKLSKEIMLAARNGADPDMNARLRMVVEQAKKASMPRETLERAIKKGAGLLGDAVNFERVTYEGFAPHRVAVIVECLTDNVNRTAPEMRVLFRKGQLGVSGSVSWDFDHVGIIEASPTRPDADAELAAIEAGAQDFELLEADEAESGEGGGAQFYTDAADLDLVCRALPAQGFNVNSAKLGYRPKNPVTLGAAELEEVEAFLAAIDANDDVQEVYVALAG, from the coding sequence ATGGGCGCACAGTGGAAGGCCAAACACAAGGACATCGCGGCCAATGCCAAGGGCCGCATGTTCACCAAGCTGTCCAAGGAAATCATGCTGGCGGCGCGCAATGGCGCCGACCCCGACATGAATGCGCGGCTGCGCATGGTGGTGGAGCAGGCCAAGAAGGCCTCGATGCCGCGCGAGACGCTGGAGCGCGCCATCAAGAAGGGCGCCGGCCTGCTGGGCGACGCGGTGAACTTCGAGCGCGTCACCTACGAGGGCTTTGCGCCGCACCGCGTGGCGGTGATCGTCGAATGCCTGACCGACAACGTGAACCGCACCGCGCCCGAGATGCGCGTGCTGTTCCGCAAGGGCCAGCTGGGCGTGAGCGGCTCGGTGAGCTGGGATTTCGACCATGTGGGCATCATCGAGGCCAGCCCCACCCGGCCCGATGCCGACGCCGAGCTGGCCGCCATCGAGGCGGGCGCGCAGGACTTCGAGCTGCTGGAAGCGGATGAAGCAGAGAGCGGCGAGGGCGGCGGTGCGCAGTTCTATACCGATGCGGCCGACCTCGACCTGGTCTGCCGCGCGCTGCCGGCGCAGGGCTTCAACGTCAACTCGGCCAAGCTGGGCTACCGGCCCAAGAACCCGGTGACGCTGGGCGCGGCCGAGCTGGAAGAAGTGGAAGCCTTCCTCGCTGCCATCGACGCCAACGACGATGTGCAGGAGGTCTACGTGGCCCTGGCGGGCTGA
- a CDS encoding type IV pili methyl-accepting chemotaxis transducer N-terminal domain-containing protein — MPIARRSLLTVVLLPALLGAKPALAQVKDLNDAINKAGRQRMLSQRCASAWLALGQGVRTEQAEKVLAESMAQFDRALVELRAFASASGPRAVYAELDAGWSAYKLTLVGQAPRKAAADALLAAGDKVLALAHQGTEQLEQLSGKQTVGRLVNLAGRQRMLSQRMAASYLAASWGVAHADAQVRVLAQAQQEFQAAHAQLKAATDNNAAIRQGLELVEQQYAFFSAALRGLRPAQADARAQGEVFTASERILQVMDGVTGQYARL, encoded by the coding sequence ATGCCCATTGCCCGCCGTTCCCTCCTAACCGTCGTCCTGCTGCCCGCGTTGTTGGGCGCGAAGCCGGCCCTGGCCCAGGTCAAGGATCTGAACGACGCCATCAACAAGGCCGGCCGCCAGCGCATGTTGAGCCAGCGCTGCGCCAGCGCCTGGCTGGCCCTGGGCCAGGGGGTTCGGACCGAGCAGGCCGAAAAGGTGCTGGCCGAATCGATGGCGCAGTTCGACCGCGCGTTGGTCGAGCTGCGCGCCTTTGCCAGCGCCAGCGGCCCGCGCGCCGTCTACGCCGAACTGGACGCGGGCTGGAGCGCCTACAAGCTCACCCTGGTCGGTCAGGCCCCCCGCAAGGCTGCCGCGGACGCGCTGCTGGCCGCCGGCGACAAGGTGCTGGCCCTGGCCCATCAGGGCACCGAACAGCTGGAGCAGCTCTCAGGCAAGCAGACGGTCGGCCGCCTGGTCAACCTGGCGGGGCGCCAGCGCATGCTCAGCCAGCGCATGGCGGCCAGCTATCTCGCCGCCAGCTGGGGCGTTGCCCATGCCGATGCGCAGGTCAGGGTGCTGGCCCAGGCCCAGCAGGAATTCCAGGCCGCGCATGCCCAGCTCAAGGCGGCCACCGACAACAACGCCGCCATCCGGCAGGGCCTGGAACTGGTGGAGCAGCAGTACGCCTTCTTCAGCGCCGCGCTACGCGGCCTGCGCCCGGCCCAGGCCGACGCGCGCGCGCAGGGCGAGGTGTTCACGGCCAGCGAGCGCATCCTGCAGGTGATGGACGGCGTGACGGGGCAATACGCCCGGCTCTGA
- a CDS encoding NIPSNAP family protein, with protein MITCHLRYVLDPSKIKEFEHYGKLWIPLVRKFGGIHHGYLLPSEGASNIALASFSFPSLAAYEDYRNKSFGDPECQAAFRYAEQTRCFLSYERSFFRPVFE; from the coding sequence ATGATCACCTGCCATCTCCGCTACGTCCTCGATCCGAGCAAGATCAAGGAGTTCGAGCATTACGGCAAGCTCTGGATTCCGCTCGTGCGCAAGTTTGGCGGCATCCACCACGGCTATCTGCTGCCCTCGGAGGGCGCCAGCAATATCGCGCTGGCCTCGTTCTCTTTCCCCTCGCTCGCGGCCTACGAGGACTACCGCAACAAGTCCTTCGGCGACCCCGAATGCCAGGCCGCCTTCAGGTATGCGGAGCAAACGCGTTGCTTCCTCAGCTACGAGCGCAGCTTCTTCCGGCCGGTGTTCGAGTGA
- a CDS encoding YciI family protein — protein sequence MRFIITAQASADTKTAEQPAGFDAELFKAYMRFNEEMHSAGVLVASEGLNPAAPGARIAVADGRRYVVDGPFAESKELVGGFYLIEVGSLDEAIQWALRAPSGFGSDDILEVRQLTGAADLPPEILKLIDAAAPTWSAAVWRSRP from the coding sequence ATGCGATTCATCATCACGGCACAGGCAAGTGCGGACACGAAGACGGCCGAGCAGCCCGCGGGCTTCGACGCGGAACTCTTCAAGGCCTATATGCGCTTCAACGAGGAGATGCACAGTGCCGGCGTTCTGGTCGCCTCCGAGGGCCTCAACCCCGCTGCGCCGGGCGCCCGCATCGCGGTAGCCGATGGCAGGCGCTATGTGGTGGATGGGCCCTTCGCGGAGTCGAAGGAGCTGGTCGGCGGCTTCTACCTCATCGAGGTGGGCTCGCTGGACGAGGCGATCCAATGGGCGCTGCGCGCGCCGTCCGGTTTCGGCTCGGACGATATCCTGGAGGTTCGCCAGCTCACCGGTGCGGCCGACCTGCCGCCCGAGATCCTCAAGCTCATCGACGCGGCGGCGCCGACGTGGAGCGCAGCGGTCTGGCGTTCAAGGCCTTAA